The Gadus macrocephalus chromosome 1, ASM3116895v1 DNA window GGTCTATCTGGGAGTCCTGTTTTGCCAGAGAATAACCTATCTATGAAAGCTCTATTGACGAGTAGTGATGACTCAGCATTAGATTGCCTTCACAGGATTAGAAACTTTACAACTATTTTAATAGTTGTTtaataaacaatacaaaaaagttAGCTTCAACAACAAATGCCTCCCTGTGTTCACCTACAATGTACTCCTACACAGGCCTAATAATCTTTCCAAATGATTGTATCTTCATTAGATATagagaaaaaaaacgttttgaaACTAGGCTCATACCGAAACTATAATCTTTGAAACTGGAAACCCAGACGCAGCCAAAACAGTGGTGTAAAGGTGCTAGTATGCCTGAGCCCGCCATCAGAAGAGAGCAGTTCAGATCAAACGCAATGAGGAACATAACGATGAAAACCAatgctacagtgtgtgtgtgtgcatgcgtggtcgtgctctatttgtgtgtgtgcgtgcatgcacacatgcatatgtgtgcttgtgtggttgcatgtgtgtgtgtgtgtgtgtgtgtgtgtgtgtgtgtgtgtgtgtgtgtgtgtgtgtgtgtgtgtgtgtgtgtgtgtgtgtgtgtgtgtggtgtgtgtggtcccATGTGTTACCACGTACGTGTTAACTCATCTCTTCcagtgtttttttgggggggcgcCCACAGCCTCGTCGGGTCGCCTTCCTGTTAGCACCTTAATGGAGGGAGTTCCTTTCTCTCACTACATGAATAAACCCTCAGTTCCCCACACAGACAGCGTGATGAGAGGCTGCTGGCCAAGCGTCGAGCGGACCTGCCGGGGGTGTCCTGCTGGGGGAGAGATGACGGGTGTGCTGGCTTTTAGTCTGACTCTTAACTGTCTGCTAATCTGTCTTGCCTCTCCTTTGTATTCCACGAGACTATTCCACCTGGCTCACAGCACAAAACAAACGTTggatcatctctctctctcttgtgttaCTTCCCATAATCCTCCTGTGGTGCACGTCTCATGCTGTCTCTTGGCCTGATATGGCAGTGTCTCAGAAAGGCTGGATGGTCTAAACGTCCTTCTCTCAAAGAGCCATTTTTCCTGCCTGGCATCTTGTGTTAGACTCTGTGGCCAGCCTTACCCCAGTGCCCCAGTCAGGCTGGGGGCCTGGCAGCGGCAGCCTCCCTCTCAGACCCAAAAATCCATGAGATCCATGTTACCTCTGAAGACTAGGAAAGCCCTTGTAGTGATCCAACGTATATCCAGGTATCCAGGTATATACTCATGTGTTTTGTCACGATGACTGCCTTCagaatgtgtgtaagtgtgggcttgcatgcatgcatgagtgCATGCCTACGTGCATGTATGTGAACACATTATGACCTCATTTTCGGTGCCTTTTTTAGGCACTGATCTCGGAAAGGAcactgtgagaaggtgaaatcctcccccttctcactgtctcgcattggagctattgttattattatattgtgtgtttgtgtatatatatatattagattgggctggtggaagttagtcttccgtcccggtagggggcagtatagtaatgtagctttaggtgaagaatgttcccccccccctactaatggtctggcccatacggccttgattgggccaagtggcatttccctatttaagggctgctcatttggtgtttgggggctggaaggtggtgctggcttgacgtgaggccagtacgaaaggttatgatatcctatgttatgtatcttagttttgtttgctgaccgatgcagtcatttccttttcgtttggaacgttgctatatttttgtgtgaatgttttggagacattaaaacttcacttttttcttagtcctctgtccgttgccctcatttttgcccacactcggaattcccagttggccgtatcccagatacgtggggcaaccacgccggtccctcacatttggtggcagtggtgggatcttTTTTTCGACGCTTCTGAGAAACTGGAGAGACGAGGGGGAAGACGAGGACTCGGTGGACAACGAGGACGAGGCCGAATCTGGCGACGAATGGAGCAGAGGCTGTCCAGAGGGGTTCtactggagatggaggaggaagacggccATGGTGAGGACCAGGCATCCGGCGGAGACCCGCCTGAGGAGTCGGACCTTACCGCAGTGCGTAGGCTCTTGGAGCGGGAGGCGTCCAAGCAGGAGCAGCGCTGGAGGAGTGTCCAGATGCAGCTGAACCAGCTCAGGGAGGACGTCGAGGCTGACCGGAGGCCTTCATCtgcaccagcacctgcaccagcacctgcaccagcaGCGCCCGTGACCTGGCCCAGGGCGGCCATTCCCAGGCTGGAAGAGGATAAGGACATTTGAGCAGTACCTCATGACATTTGTGAGGTTATCAATGGCTTTGGCTGGCCAAGAGAGGATTGGGCCGTCTTTATAGTACCCTACCTCGCCGGCAAAGCACGCAGCGCCTATGTGGCGATGAACATGGGTCAGGCCACTGATCCCCTTGGTAAAGCGGCCTTTTCTGTGATTGTGTAACAGAGGCTGctaagggggagacaggggtcgTGACCCCTTCGTTGTGGATCACTGCGCCTCACAGTGGCTGGATAGCATGAAGGACTCGAATGCTCGCATCACCCGCTGGTTCTTGGCACTGCAGCCATTTCATTTCACGGTGCAGTACCGGGCGGGAAGGCAGAATACTGTGGCAGACTTTTTGTCTCGCCATCCTGTTGGCGAAACTCCAGAGGTGGTGGGaaatgtgagaaggtgaaatcctcccccttctcactgtctcgcattggagctattgttattattatattgtgtgtttgtgtatatatatatatatatattagattgggctggtggaagttagtcttccgtcccggtagggggcagtatagtaatgtagctttaggtgaagaatgttcccccccccctactaatggtctggcccatacggccttgattgggccaagtggcatttccctatttaagggctgctcatttggtgtttgggggctggaaggtggtgctggcttgacgtgaggccagtacgaaaggttatgatatcctatgttatgtatcttagttttgtttgctgaccgatgcagtcatttccttttcgtttggaacgttgctatatttttgtgtgaatgttttggagacattaaaacttcacttttttcttagtcctctgtccgttgccctcatttttgcccacactcggaattcccagttggccgtatcccagatacgtggggcgaccacgccggtccctcacagaCACCTTCAGTGTCCTCTACCTCAAGCCATAGGGTGCTCCAGTTTGTTTGGTGCTGCTGGTTGTGCCCGGGTCGGCAGCGTGTTATGGTGCTCGTCCTAGTTAATCACCTCTGTGGCAGAGTGGTCCCACCAGCCCTCTTCTGCAACCCTTTATCAAGTGGAAGGCGGGGGGCTTTCCGCAGAGAACACACAGGCGACATGTCAGACcatagtctcacaaatcaaacTTTAAATTAATAGCTAAAGTCTGATGGAAGACGTTGAACATAAATCTGGGttaagtgaacggagcgttacGCTTTCTTTTGCTTCATATTTCTTTTTGGCTGGAGGCGGGATCTGTAAGGGAATATTTGGCAAACACAAACTCGGCCTGCAGCAAGTAAATGTGTCTTTGAAGTTTTCAAATCAGTAATGTGTAGACGGGCCAATGTAAAAAATACACATATTCAAATCCCCGTCTGAAATCATCAACCACTAGAGACAATGAGTTTTCTTCGGTAGAAAATTTCCCTGACCAAACAGGGAACACGGTTTAACACCTGGACTTGCAGGGCTCAGGCTCTGTACCGTTTCCCCCCACCCCAGAAGTTATGCTACAACATTGTTGGGCTGCTGGATCTGAGATTAGCCAGAccctacctctctcctctctcctcacctctctgtgtctcttctgTCACGTCAGATTCACATAACCCGAATTTATTTTACTTACCTCATCATCCACCCTGCCAAATTCAGAAGAAATGTTAAATCAGGCAGAAGAACCACAGAAGAAGTACTTTAgttttatatttatagataaaGTGACAAACATGGAGCAAATTCAAGCCAATCTCCGAACATTTCCCTCTCTTaaggcctccctcccccctctgcatGGAGGGAgcacaacggggggggggggggctgtctagGAGGGCAGCCACACAACCTGGAGGGCTACTGagcaccagagacacacacacactcatgtctGGCGTCTCGCTGACATAATGGGACTCATTTGGTTTTTCACCAAGACTAGGGGCATAATGTGAGCACAGAATTCAGTACGGCCTCAACTCATTACAACAAGAGACACAGCAATCTGCGTCACTGCATTGAAATCTGCGTGAACAGCCATGGCACCCGACAAGTTCCTTGTATTAGCTCTGGCACAGGCATTCACCCTCTGCATAAGGTTCAAAAAAGTGTCTTCATTGTGTGCCCACAAAGGACCACAGACAAAAGGAATGAAAGCATTACCTTCAATTAGTCTAACCATGGTATGGGTACAtctgtggtctgtctctctctgaatgaCTTTGGAGACTTTAAATTCTCTGTAAAATGACCTTTTTGTCTTCTTCTACAAATACGTGTTGTATTGGGTGTTGTGTTCGAGCTCATGTCTCGTGTCTGTGGGGTGTTGCCTTTTTTTGTGGTTCCTATCTCTGCTTCTCTTTTCTCCTCAATTGTGTTGGTAATACGTATGCATGAGTGGCCCAACCTGTGTACCAATGCATTTATGGGAACATGGCAACCTCAACCATAACAaatccaggagagagagagagagagagagagagagagagagagagagagagagagagagaggcctatTGCATGTTGCACTTTCTGACAACAACGAAGTAAATTGAGAAAATCCTAATTCCTACGGTCCATGGGCTGCCCGATTATTCATAATGCATTCCATTAAATGCATATATACAATTCAGAATATATAGATATTGTTTTGtgttgattgatttattttttatattattgttgttTTAAAGCAAATGAAGAGAGAGATCGAGGGCGGGGAGAAAGCGTGCCAGCATGATAGAGACCgacataaagacagagagatggggggggggggggggggggggcgtggcacATCTCCGTACACGAAATTTCGAGTTGGCGCAACACAGTCGCGGTTCAGGATCCCTTCCTGCTGACCCACTGGGCACCGAGGAGGCAAGGCTCTCGGTCGGTGTGGACGGGTCGAAAAGCGGACTAGGGTTGTGTCAGTATGGCAGGGGCAACGTCGATAACATCTCTTGAGCCCGCGAATGACAGTCGTGCCCAAAACATTGGAGGTAagaaagtagtagtagtagtacgcTAGTGGTAGCTCTTAACCATTTACGAAAACTATAGTAGGTATGTTACACATTATAATACATTTCCCTCAACTGTTGCCACTATACCTGTCTAACGCATTACTTACCCATCTCGTTCTGCTTAAAACCATATCTTTAAACATGGATTTTGTATTCataaacatatttatattgaaTCTAGGTGATCGACAGCCGTTTTcgtttattgttttttaaatatttgattGCATGGTTTTCGTTCAAAAAATCGTTGGGACTTTTTTATCGTGTTTAAACTTAGCCAACGTTTTTAAACGTGCTTAAATTGTGAACATTCATTTAGTAATATACCTTCAtagtcaaaacacacacacacacacacacacacacacacacacacacacatacacacacacacacacacacacacacacacacacacacacacacacacacacacacacacacacacactccaccagaATATGAAGATGAGGCTAATGTAATTCAAAGCAAATATAAAGttcatatctctctctttttgtcctccaccatccctctcttcttccttcCGTCGTTCTTTCTGTTTGTTTCCTCTTCCTACGAATgaggaagaggtgtgtgtgataACTGTCGTCatcattatcacacacacacacacaacacacacacacacacacacacacacacacacacacacacacacacacacagacacacacacacacacacacacacacagcacatgcacacacacgcacacactcatgaacTGATATTGACATCTTCTTAATAAGATCATATGCAGACTTATGTAGCCATACTCCATGCCATATGGAGCCTACTCATAATTGCATAATAATAAGATCATCTTCACAAATAGCATTGTGCTGCATGATAACCAAATGCTGAATATTTCAACAATGTTTCCAAGAATTTGTCAAATGTCCTCCTGCTTCTTTGATATCGTCAGCAGTTGGTGCTTGAGTGTCACACGGCGTGAAAGAGTTTGTCACTTTGTGTGCTGAGCCAGCTTCTTTGCGGGGTTCAGCCTGATAGCCGAGGAATTGCTGTCCCATCCTGCAGTGCATTAGGGCAGTTATTAGCCAGGTCATCCtagcacaatttttttttaatctcataaataaagtattaataatataaatatgcatATAGTGTAATCTCAGTGTAATGGTTCTACCgttttaaatgtacatttaaaatGGACAGGTTTTCGATATGCATTAATACTTGATATTGAATTGTTATGACCTACCTCTCGCTTGACTTGACTCTTATAGTGGATCAGAGTTAGTTTTAACCTTATTAGTCAATCAATCATTGGGTTAGCTGTTAGAAGAAAAAAGAAGAATGCTTTATCAACCTGCAACCCTTTTATTGGACTTGTTCATCAGAAGGCATCATGGGATTTTCGGTTTGAGTTAATCCGCCATATAAAGGACTCAAGAGAGTTGTAGTAGCCTTCTGGTAAAACCCTATGCATACGTTAACCTAAACATAGCCTGGCTTCGCCCGCCTAAGTACGtctgctcaatttgaatttcccgtCTGGGTCTGCGCTGCGGTATGTGTAGTGGGTTTTCTCTGTCCATattttctgcgtccaatcagcgaacagacggacatcttcacgcacagtgtttggtttgtttacagcagggctattcaacctccttaacaagtgggccgaaaaggaaaaccactgggggttcatgggccacacagagtaaaactacgtgaatgaaatgctacaaataaatcgtacttaaagtagtgttaacttaatatagtactactacatggaataaacttgtccgacgcattccttccttcttcacttttaatcgtatcattataaaagattttgttctcacatattttggacacgtatttagaattcaacaatgttgtttgaatcatcacaaaacagaactactgcacatatgagacattttgagccagtgattctgtgagaaagattgcactgccttgtttgcctagtttggctcatcctgagacactcagcttctcataggtcatggagcaaagTGCCCTTGTTCTAATgtcattcatatgagaaaagctagactcacgtATCGGtcgagccaaacattgtcagaataagtgatgccagttcctgattgtggggtactgatactggctagtatcaccggctacaaacagaaacctgatttgcatgcaactatgtttctcctttattttatttattttttgcatgctctTGCgagccagaaaaaaattaagaggggccgcatttggcccacgggccgctagttgaataggcctggtttacagcctgcgcgcaacgtgattcccggccatacgttagcgattggttatggcagatccagagtggcactgggcagatccaatagttttaaacttcaacagacatccgccttcaagtgagttaacgtttggcAATTGAgcaggtccagactctctgtgcaaatgaaatgaagtacggtaggaccaggctaaccTAAACATCGGTCAATAAAAAAAGGGTATTCATGGGGaatgctgttgaagtttgaaacacaaaaatgtctCACCATAATGATCAATACATTTCACTTTATTGACACAACCCGTCAGACAAAAAAAACTTTACTACCAACTAAATAACGAACAGTCCAATGCTCCTAACAATGGCGGGGGCCTTAGGATGTGACGTCACCCTGTACAAGCCCGATAGCAATGAAGGTGCGTAAGTTCACAAAGCGTTGTGTTTTAATTTGCAGCCCTCGCCCAGCAGTGCACCCCCAGGCCTCGGCCATCCCTGGGCACCCAGAGGGTCATCCAGGGCAACGGAACCAACGTGGGCACCGTCATCTCCTTGCAGTGCCCAGACCACACCAGGCTGATGGGCAGTAATGTGGTGTGTGAAATGAGCCCCAGCAGCCCCCAGTGGGTCGGGGAAACCTATTGTAGCCGTGAGTAAAACATGAGAATACAGGCTCAGGATAGAGCTCTCGTAATGCACACTGCAGAGTGTCCGTAACGGGGACACATAGATCATGGAAGAGTTGATAAAGGACCATGTCTCTGTAAGAATAATAAACATTGGGCGTACCACATCATTGTTAATGATATGGTGGAAAGGTTTCAAACAAACACTAAGACATACACATGGATTACAATAAAATATTCATAACAAGATAGacactaatgtgtgtgtgtgtgtgtgtgtgtgtgtgtgcagtcatttCACATGGATGAATTTTATCATGAAGCACATATGTGGGTTTTCTCTCTGTACAGCCATGTCTGCCTACGGGGAGTTTGGTTTCCGCGTTGCCGTGTGGGCATCCATCGTGAGCTCCTGCGTCATTGTGGTGCTGACCATGgccttcatcatctgctgtctGCATGCGCGCTTCAAGACGAAGACGAGGAAGAGAAGCCACCAAAAGAGGTGAAAATACTTGCTTTAACATCAGAAGCTTCGTCCGTCGTCATGGCTACCAAACTGAAACTGATCCCCCCACTAATGCTAAGTTTGATGCTTTGCGgccacagggagacagaggaagaagagtgGCTTCGTAGGCAGTGTGAGGGGGGCAGGACTGGTTTCCCTCATCATCAcagcagaaacaacaacaacaacaacagccgtcAGAAGGCAGCGGCGATGCTTTCAGGCGGCCGTGACGGTGCATTTGTTGACAACAAAGCACCATTTGGGTGAGAAGGGCTCTTACCCtgattgagacacacacacacagacacggaagTAGCAGTTCATATGTAAATAACTAGAAAGAACACTTTTTTCACAATAAGATGCATCAAGCAGCGTTAGTCAAAAAGTAGTGTAATGGAAGTGGGGGCCTCAGAAGAGGAATGACAATAACGGTAGCTATGCTATGCTGAACCTACTATTCTCAGTCAGACACAACCTGAGGCTCATCGTAACAATGTTTTTTCTATCACAGGTCTTGTCTCCTGCATCCCTACGCCGATCGTACCGTTCCATCTTCAACTCCCCTCCCTGGAATTGGCTACAGACAATCTCCCTTAACCCGGGACATGAGACTGGAGCAGGACGAGGCAGGCCCACATCCAAACTCCCATTATCTCCAGCGCAACTCACCTGCAACGAACGGGCCGCCCTGTCCGATGGGCCGTGGAGAACAGGAGTCAGGTGCCGCGCAGAGCTCAGCAGCTTGCTCGGCCGGTGGCCGTGGTGCTGGCGTGGTGCGACAGCTTGGAGGGCAGGAGCACAGAATACCGCGAGTGGCCCCACACACCTCCCAGGAGCCCCAAGTTGTGAAACCAAAAAAAGAATGCTCCATACGGATTATATCTGTGTGAGCAGGACACATATTTGATataatgaaacaaaacaaacaaccactAAATAGTTTTAGTGGTTGAGTAGGTGATGTTTTTTCTTACGTCAATGACTGAAGGAAACTAAAAGGCATAATTCAGTGAAAACAGTGAGTACCATTTCGGAGGCTGTGCCTTTGGTGAAATTGTATGGAGACACTGCCATCTGTCTGTGAGAGTGACCCATTGCACTTTTAAGGATGCCTTTCTTGTACATAATTCTGCAGGCCATTGTCATTTGCGCAagatttcatttaaataaatacattttaaatgcatTACTGTTATTTTTCAAGGAAGTCAGATTAACTGCAGTTAGTTATTGATCTTACTGCTTTGAATTCATTAATTGGGACTCAGGTATGAATGAAGCGGAAAAAGCTAGTCTTAGCGGTATAAACCCCTTCTGCTCTGGTTAATCTATGGGATAGTCGTCACTATAAATAGCATGTAGGTCTATTCCCTTTTTTGTTGTTCGGCCAAGATAACCTCGTTCCCTCCCGGCCATTCTAATCTCACTAAGGATCGCCTGGGACGGGATGCCCCACGCAAGCGTTATTGACAGGATAGAGGTCGAGACATTCGATAGAGAGATATCCTTTCCATTGACGTTGGCTTTTTGAAAAATTTCTTCAAAACTCCATATTTATTCTCCACCTCATTGGTGTTGTTGTTAGAATTTTCGTGTTCTTATTATTTGTGCTCCTGGGACTGTTTACTGGCGTAAAGAGCTCATATGAGGCCGGAAATTGACTTCAAATAAGGAACCTGTCAGCCCAGGGCCTAGACAAGACTGGCTTGTGGATCTAATGCCATCCTTTGCATGGCCGCAGGATGGCGGCAGCGAGAAGCAGGAGGTTTAGCCGAGCTTTTTAACATTGAGCGTTTAACGTAAAAGAGGCCAACAATTCATAACCGCATGGCATGGGAGGTTTTTGGAGGTTTGTTCACATTTGTTGTTTTAGGTAAACGGTTAAAGGAATTTAAAGACCTTATTGGTCTCTCAGGGACATATTTTTAATCGTAGGAGAAGCAGTACTTATTTTCAGGCATATTTTCACCTAATGTGTCAGTCGCGTTTGTCTTCTGTGCCGCTGTAATTGTCATCATCCTCGGCCAGACATTGATGATTACCGTGATCCACTTCTCCAGAGGGACGCCCAGTTCCTGTGTGGGCACCAGAGGATGGACACGGCACTGCTCGACAGATTGGTTCTGCAGCTCAACAGGATCCACCCCCAGATTCTGAACGACCATGAGGCACAAAGGGTGACCACACCCACCTATAGCTAATTACTataatgcaacaaaaaaaaaagaaaaaaattcatTAATGTGCAGGAAGGGAGCGAGGCGTATTATTAAAGATTGCCTACGGGTGCGTACTGCGATTCGAACCCATAACTGTCTGTTCACCTGGGAGTCCATCCTACCCACTGACCAGTATCCTACTATCTTTGTGGTTTTATTGAGGGTGAggctgtatctgtgtgttgctGTAGTTCAGGAACCTAGCGGCGGCCACCAGGGGAAGGCTCTCTGGGTTGCTGGAGCACCTGCAGCAGGAGGGAGATGAGGCGTGTCTGGGGTTCTACCAAGCCCTCCAGCTCCACGCCGAGGACCTTTATTGCACTTTACCAAGCAGGGTCAGCCTCCGAGGTCATTGGGTCAAGACACTGGCTATGAGCACAGAGACTGTAGAAATCCTTTGTTTTGTCCCACGTCTCAGAATGATGTGGTGTATACACAGGTTTTTAACACCACATTATTCtgataaaaacatatatatatatatattatgtgtaaAATAGTTGTATAGAATAATCAATATAGATGTCACCATTTCACCAGTCTATTGCACACAGGAAGTAAGTATATGGCTAAAAATGATGTATTGAAATATGTGCTGGAGCTTTTGTTGAACATGAACCGTGAGCTGCACATTTCTCCGTCCACGGAAATGTCTTTAAGAGCTGTTACAGTTCAtgttttcattacatttatttgaggTGGTTTGTCCAAGAATTAAACTGTAGCTATTGCTGACTGGCAGATATGAAATAGACCTAAGTTATTCATATATTATGCATATTCCAGCTTCACCTGTATTTACTCTGCTATGAAATCCTCAGGTTAAACTCTACCACACTGTGTGTTATCATGGGATGTCTGGCCTGCTTACTATCAGCTTCTCAGTGTATCAGGGGCAAATGTTTGGAGAAAGGCTTTGTCTCTGTTCTACAGCTTGTCATCTTTGTTGTTTGCTATTTACTCACTCCCCTGGCTTCTGTATATTCTCTCTGTTCTAGAAATGGCAGAACCCAAGAAGACCAACACTTTGACAGTCCAAGAGAGATCTGTGCTAAACCACAAGGGTAAAACCCAATGAACAGTGCTGCCCTGATCCATAGTTCTGATACAGTTCTTATTGAGTATTCTAAAACTGTCTGTAGGTTGACCGCACTTTTAGAAGAAAATACAGCTGCATGACTGTAAAGAACATCTCTACAAAAATGGGTTCGTCCTTCAATAAGCTTTCGAAGCCTGATGCGCTTTTCATCCAATGGCACTGTCTGCTGAACCCTGTCACCTCTATTATCACACAATGTGTGCGCATCTCCCTGCATGTTAAAATGACATCACCGCATTGTCACATTACATCAAGAGCTCTGGCTTTGTAGGTCAGCTTAGCTCACGTTCAGCCGACAACCAAAACGTACAAAAACAGTCTCTTCTGTTCTGCATTCCTATGAACAGACACTGTTGCATCCAGTGGGTCGAAGGTGAATCCCTACGGACAAAATCGGGTCATCAACAGTGTGTCCGTGAGATGATACTGGAGATCTGGGATAATTAGAGAGCGGCACAACGATTGCTTTTTATATCCCCCA harbors:
- the LOC132460336 gene encoding caspase recruitment domain-containing protein 19-like; protein product: MDTALLDRLVLQLNRIHPQILNDHEAQRFRNLAAATRGRLSGLLEHLQQEGDEACLGFYQALQLHAEDLYCTLPSRVSLRGHWVKTLAMSTETVEILCFVPRLRMMWWPWFYLSCFCLTVGLTALYYYGALVSLLIVVVFCL